The Humulus lupulus chromosome 4, drHumLupu1.1, whole genome shotgun sequence genome has a window encoding:
- the LOC133833048 gene encoding B3 domain-containing protein At2g31420-like: protein MCCNRRSRLHASTYEEDHSHRRMRELAQVCYEALINDYGHMVSNVVEDFRERQSNLKLHTRKRGRLPTSIVTTDQSNEVQIKRRKSNGGVVGGPYPPPPIPQAMSDVIRSTGHHHLPLLVIQKKLFHADIQAQQNRLSMPLNQINSDGFLSEAEKKKVGQEGMNVRFIESSMEENRLILRKWCYKKTKNMSVFSYVFNKNWFGVVEKNGLKVGDIVQVWVFRDKDGNPCFAMVNLGEDATD, encoded by the exons ATGTG TTGCAATCGAAGAAGCCGATTACATGCAAGTACGTATGAGGAGGATCATAGCCATAGAAGAATGAGAGAACTTGCTCAGGTGTGTTACGAAGCTCTTATCAATGACTATGGTCATATGGTATCAAATGTTGTTGAGGATTTTCGTGAGAGGCAGAGCAACCTGAAATTGCACACACGAAAACGAGGTCGTCTTCCGACTAGCATTGTTACTACTGATCAATCGAACGAAGTCCAAATCAAGAGAAGGAAGTCAAATGGCGGTGTAGTTGGGGGACCGTATCCACCACCGCCTATTCCTCAAGCAATGAGCGATGTCATTCGTAGTACTGGTCACCATCACCTTCCACTTCTGGTTATCCAGAAGAAACTTTTTCATGCTGATATTCAGGCGCAACAAAATCGCCTTTCGATGCCTTTGAATCAGATCAATTCTGATGGTTTTTTGAGTGAGGCTGAGAAAAAGAAGGTCGGCCAAGAGGGAATGAATGTTCGATTCATTGAGTCGAGCATGGAAGAAAACAGACTAATACTGAGAAAGTGGTGCTATAAGAAGACGAAGAACATGTCTGTCTTTTCCTATGTGTTTAACAAAAACTGGTTCGGTGTCGTTGAGAAAAATGGACTCAAAGTGGGCGACATTGTTCAAGTGTGGGTTTTTAGAGACAAGGACGGAAACCCTTGTTTCGCCATGGTCAATCTCGGCGAGGACGCTACTGACTGA
- the LOC133833049 gene encoding 2-oxoglutarate-dependent dioxygenase 19-like, whose product MGPTNVQTIKALSEPAAISSVPSEYAFVTKPNDLANPNDPDHSIPIIDLSLLTCGSPQQRSTILYDLKRAFEDWGFFMVINHGVEERVMKGMLHMREAFFDLRDDDEKEFQGTADNVLDPIKCGTSSNVAIDNVLLWRDFIKVISHPHFNSPHKPLGFSEAAAISDTLGLEADYIAKATNWDEGLQLLAANYYPACPEPERAIGIPPHTDHGLVSLLIQNQRGGLQVLHKGKWVNWDAVPNSYVVILGDQMQVLTNDTHKSV is encoded by the exons ATGGGTCCAACCAATGTTCAAACCATTAAAGCATTAAGTGAGCCAGCGGCTATATCCTCAGTTCCCTCCGAATACGCCTTCGTTACAAAACCTAATGATCTAGCCAATCCGAATGACCCCGATCATTCAATCCCCATCATTGATTTGTCTCTCCTCACTTGTGGTTCTCCTCAACAACGCTCCACCATTCTCTATGATCTTAAAAGGGCCTTCGAAGACTGGGGATTCTTCATG GTGATCAACCATGGTGTTGAGGAGAGAGTGATGAAAGGGATGCTCCACATGCGTGAAGCCTTCTTCGATTTGAGGGATGACGACGAAAAAGAGTTTCAAGGGACCGCTGATAACGTTTTGGACCCTATCAAGTGCGGCACCAGTTCTAATGTTGCCATTGATAATGTTCTTCTTTGGAGGGACTTTATCAAGGTCATATCTCACCCTCACTTTAATTCACCCCACAAGCCCCTTGGTttcag TGAGGCAGCGGCCATATCGGACACCTTGGGACTAGAAGCTGATTACATAGCGAAAGCAACCAATTGGGATGAAGGGTTACAACTCTTGGCTGCCAACTACTATCCAGCTTGCCCGGAGCCAGAGCGAGCCATTGGAATCCCACCTCACACGGACCATGGGCTTGTGAGCCTTCTCATCCAGAACCAGAGGGGTGGTCTTCAAGTCCTACACAAAGGAAAATGGGTCAACTGGGATGCTGTGCCTAATTCCTATGTTGTTATCCTTGGTGACCAAATGCAG GTGTTGACTAACGATACGCACAAGAGCGTATGa